The following DNA comes from Bradyrhizobium sp. SK17.
CGAGGGCGTCGTCGATTTCGCGCCAGGGGATGCCGTCAGCATCGTGCCGCCGATCTCGATGGCGCGGTGGCCGGCCTATGCCGAGCTCGCGACGTTCCCGGCCGAACTGGTGGTCAGGCATCCGTCAGAGCTGGGCTTTCAGCAGGCGGCCGCTGTCTGGATGCAATACCTCACGGCATACGGCGCCTTGATCGATATCGCGAAACTCGGTCGCGGCGAGTTCGCCGTCGTCACGGCGGCATCGAGCAGCGTCGGGCTCGCCGCGATCCAGATCGCCAATCGCGTTGGTGCGATCCCGATTGCGGTCACGCGCACCTCGGCGAAGGCGCGAGCGCTGCGCGACGCCGGCGCCGCGCATGTGATCGCATCCGCGGAGGAGGACCTGCAATCGAGGCTGGAGCAGATCGCGGGGCCGGACGGCGTGCGCGTGGTGCTCGATCCGGTCGGCGGTCCCGTCTTCGTGCCGCTCACGGCGGCAATGGCACACGGCGGCATTCTGATCGAATATGGCGGGCTCAGCCCGGAGCCGACGCCGTTTCCGCTGTTCACGGTGCTGAGCAAGAGCCTCATCCTGCGCGGCTACCGCGTGCACGAG
Coding sequences within:
- a CDS encoding zinc-dependent alcohol dehydrogenase family protein, which gives rise to MARVVRFHQFGGPEVLRIEDVAIAPAARGEVRIRIKALGLNRAEALMRSGTYIETPVLPSGLGLEAAGIVEAVGEGVVDFAPGDAVSIVPPISMARWPAYAELATFPAELVVRHPSELGFQQAAAVWMQYLTAYGALIDIAKLGRGEFAVVTAASSSVGLAAIQIANRVGAIPIAVTRTSAKARALRDAGAAHVIASAEEDLQSRLEQIAGPDGVRVVLDPVGGPVFVPLTAAMAHGGILIEYGGLSPEPTPFPLFTVLSKSLILRGYRVHEIVQDPARLGAAKAFILDGLGDGALKPIIARTFPFEEIVEAHRYLESNAQFGKIVVTV